Proteins from a genomic interval of Symmachiella macrocystis:
- the bufB gene encoding MNIO family bufferin maturase, producing MSSPRLGYPNLGFGVGLRAVHYPYILKHHPNVDWFEIISENYIDSQGRPRYVLDQIAERYPLVMHGVSLSIGSTDPVDFEYLAKLKRLGAEINAVWISDHLCWTGVAGQNAHDLLPIPLNEETLAHVTERIRIVQDVLERPIVLENPSTYVTFAASTISEWEFLTRMAEQTNCGLLLDVNNIYVSCYNHDLDPREYLQAVPHDRVVQFHLAGHTNCGTHIIDTHDGHVIDSVWELYREAHHLTGGSSTLLEWDANIPEFPILHAEVLKAQRFMGKAEVATEQADLPDEVSWEASPQASTVPHPLSFINADVE from the coding sequence ATGAGCAGTCCGCGACTGGGATATCCGAACCTCGGTTTTGGCGTGGGACTGCGGGCGGTGCATTATCCCTACATTCTCAAACACCACCCCAACGTTGATTGGTTTGAGATCATCTCCGAGAATTACATCGACTCGCAAGGCCGACCGCGTTATGTCCTCGACCAAATCGCCGAACGCTATCCGCTGGTGATGCATGGCGTCTCGTTGTCGATCGGCAGCACCGATCCGGTCGATTTTGAATATCTGGCCAAGCTCAAACGCCTCGGGGCCGAAATCAATGCCGTGTGGATCTCCGACCACTTGTGCTGGACCGGCGTCGCCGGGCAAAATGCCCACGACCTGTTGCCGATTCCACTCAACGAAGAGACGTTGGCGCACGTCACCGAGCGGATTCGCATCGTGCAAGATGTGCTTGAGCGGCCGATCGTATTGGAAAACCCCAGCACTTACGTCACCTTTGCCGCCTCGACGATCAGCGAATGGGAATTCCTCACTCGCATGGCCGAGCAGACTAATTGCGGACTGCTGCTGGATGTGAACAACATCTACGTTTCCTGCTACAACCACGATTTGGATCCGCGGGAATACCTACAGGCCGTGCCGCATGACCGCGTCGTCCAGTTTCACCTGGCCGGCCACACGAATTGCGGCACACACATCATCGACACGCACGACGGTCATGTGATTGACTCCGTGTGGGAACTGTACCGCGAGGCACACCACCTGACCGGCGGCAGTTCGACGCTGCTGGAATGGGACGCCAACATCCCGGAGTTTCCAATCCTGCATGCCGAGGTCCTCAAGGCTCAGCGGTTCATGGGCAAGGCTGAAGTCGCGACAGAACAAGCCGACCTGCCCGACGAAGTGTCATGGGAAGCATCCCCTCAAGCATCGACTGTGCCGCACCCGCTATCGTTCATCAATGCCGACGTGGAATAG
- the rnc gene encoding ribonuclease III encodes MPANPEPSFDDDLLARCEEVLQYEFRDRDILRNCLTHASIATHRLASNERLEFLGDAILGGVVCEMLYLQFPDYPEGEMTRIKSIVVSRNSCAKVSTALGFQDFLLLGRGLSIHDTVPTSVMAAVLESIIAGVYIDGGWEPAHALVGRFMAPEIALASESHHGRNFKSLLQQHTQKLMGATPIYSLLDEQGPDHSKSFKVAAVIESQNYAAAWGATKKEAEQRAARNALHELEGKDIPHAAE; translated from the coding sequence ATGCCCGCAAATCCAGAACCCTCTTTTGACGACGATCTCCTCGCCCGCTGCGAAGAGGTTTTGCAGTACGAATTCCGCGATCGCGATATATTGCGCAACTGCTTAACACACGCCTCGATCGCCACTCATCGGTTGGCCTCCAACGAACGTTTGGAGTTTCTGGGTGACGCCATTCTGGGCGGTGTGGTTTGCGAAATGCTCTACCTGCAATTCCCCGACTACCCCGAAGGTGAAATGACGCGGATCAAATCCATTGTCGTTAGCCGGAATTCGTGCGCAAAGGTCAGCACCGCGTTGGGATTTCAAGACTTTTTATTGCTGGGGCGTGGCTTGAGTATTCACGACACAGTCCCCACATCGGTCATGGCGGCCGTGTTGGAATCGATCATTGCGGGTGTCTATATCGATGGGGGTTGGGAGCCGGCGCATGCGCTGGTAGGACGATTCATGGCCCCGGAAATCGCTTTGGCCTCTGAGTCACATCACGGTCGCAACTTCAAAAGCCTGCTCCAGCAGCACACGCAAAAACTCATGGGCGCCACTCCCATCTATTCCCTGCTGGACGAACAAGGTCCCGACCACTCCAAGAGCTTTAAGGTCGCAGCTGTGATCGAAAGCCAAAACTACGCCGCCGCTTGGGGAGCGACGAAAAAGGAGGCCGAGCAACGTGCAGCCCGCAATGCGCTGCATGAGCTCGAAGGCAAGGACATTCCGCACGCCGCCGAATAA
- a CDS encoding Do family serine endopeptidase, with protein sequence MTKFVRNGQWILALFGVACLVGAAAVMAQRETGGESPLAAAQNFSVAIRNASQKSMPSVVAIETTIKGGVAQGADIQELFKGTPFGEQFKNDPRYRQFFGQGGKRQMPRREGRGSGFVIDPSGIIMTNNHVVQDADKVVVRFQDGREYVARDIKRDPSSDIAILKIDADHPLPALPMGDSEDIQVGDWVLAIGSPFGLDMSVTAGIISAKGRGQQIAEREYFLQTDAAVNPGNSGGPLINLNGEVVGVNAAISSRSGGYDGVSFAVPINMAKWVSQQLIANGTVQRAYLGIAIQPVDNDLADTLNISIREGALVSDVWPGTPAEKAKLKPGDVIISLNGRRVNGTPLLQRIVEELELGKSYPLKVMRDGKQLELTMVAEAMPENFGKRRIVPVRDQQESAPESKEQKIVGMDVQKLTPELATQLGINGDNPHGVVITGVEPDSPADYANLKPGTVIEKVGPTAVSTPDEFADAVKKNSTDKGVLLHVHRGDRKFFVVLKP encoded by the coding sequence ATGACAAAATTTGTAAGAAATGGACAATGGATACTAGCGCTCTTCGGTGTGGCCTGTTTGGTTGGCGCAGCTGCCGTTATGGCCCAGCGTGAAACCGGTGGAGAGTCGCCGCTGGCGGCGGCGCAGAATTTTTCTGTCGCTATTCGTAATGCGTCTCAAAAATCGATGCCCAGCGTCGTGGCGATTGAAACAACCATCAAAGGGGGCGTGGCTCAAGGTGCCGATATTCAAGAATTGTTCAAAGGCACGCCATTTGGCGAGCAATTCAAAAATGATCCGCGGTATCGGCAGTTCTTCGGGCAAGGCGGAAAACGACAGATGCCTCGCCGTGAAGGACGCGGTTCGGGATTTGTGATTGATCCGTCGGGAATCATCATGACCAACAACCACGTCGTGCAAGATGCCGACAAGGTGGTCGTTCGCTTCCAAGATGGCCGTGAATATGTGGCCCGCGATATCAAACGCGATCCCAGTTCCGATATTGCAATCTTGAAAATTGATGCCGACCATCCGCTTCCAGCGCTCCCCATGGGGGATAGTGAAGACATTCAAGTTGGCGATTGGGTACTGGCCATCGGAAGTCCGTTTGGTTTAGATATGTCTGTGACTGCCGGAATTATCAGCGCCAAAGGGCGCGGCCAACAGATCGCGGAACGCGAATATTTTCTGCAAACCGATGCTGCTGTCAATCCGGGGAACAGCGGCGGTCCGTTGATCAATCTCAATGGTGAAGTCGTCGGCGTCAACGCGGCCATCTCGTCGCGTAGCGGTGGTTACGACGGTGTGAGCTTCGCCGTGCCGATCAACATGGCCAAATGGGTCAGTCAGCAATTGATCGCCAACGGGACCGTGCAGCGGGCCTATTTGGGCATCGCCATTCAGCCGGTCGACAATGATTTGGCTGACACGCTGAACATTTCCATTCGTGAAGGGGCATTGGTCTCCGATGTTTGGCCCGGGACACCTGCGGAAAAAGCCAAACTGAAACCAGGTGATGTGATCATCTCACTCAATGGACGCCGCGTGAACGGCACTCCGCTGTTACAACGAATTGTTGAGGAGTTGGAACTCGGAAAATCATATCCGTTGAAAGTCATGCGTGACGGAAAACAGCTCGAACTGACGATGGTCGCTGAAGCCATGCCGGAAAATTTTGGGAAACGGAGGATCGTCCCGGTTCGCGATCAGCAAGAATCCGCACCGGAATCGAAGGAGCAGAAAATCGTCGGCATGGACGTTCAGAAACTGACGCCCGAATTGGCCACACAACTTGGTATCAATGGTGACAACCCGCACGGCGTGGTGATTACCGGAGTCGAACCGGACAGTCCGGCCGATTACGCCAATCTAAAGCCTGGTACCGTCATTGAAAAAGTTGGCCCGACTGCGGTATCGACTCCCGACGAATTTGCGGACGCGGTCAAGAAAAACTCCACCGACAAGGGAGTTCTGTTGCACGTGCATCGTGGAGACCGCAAGTTTTTCGTAGTGCTCAAACCATAA